From a single Stigmatopora nigra isolate UIUO_SnigA chromosome 21, RoL_Snig_1.1, whole genome shotgun sequence genomic region:
- the enpp2l gene encoding autotaxin, translating to MFARYLLLMALGDVAAGYVFQASRPVEGGDAPPPHAKVVSQWVSSSGSCKGRCFELDEAEPPGCRCDNLCKTYYSCCSDFDQHCLKTAGRFECLPERCGEERKDEHACHCTDDCLEKGDCCSNYKAVCQGEASWLQGDCEEIVSPECPAGFVRPPLIMLSVDGFWASYLKKGASIMPNIQKLRTCGTTAPYMRPVYPSKTFPNLYTLATGLYPESHGIVGNIMHDPVFNATFTLLSREKLNHRWWGGQPIWITAKEQGVKAGTFFWPWVIELERRILTILQWLKLPDQQRPYVYAVHSEQPDTFGHRWGPLSNEMDNTLRQIDGIIGQLMNGLKQMNLHRCVNVIVVGDHGMEEAHCDRTEFLSNYPLNIDDITLIPGSLGRIRPRDPKSASYDPKQVVANLTCKMAKQHFTPYLKQHLPKRLHYANNRRIEDVHLLMERKWHVTKKMPEKLRTRCGFFGDHGFDNKINSMRTIFMGHGPSFRFRTQVPEFDNIELYNVMCDLLGLTPAPNNGTHGSLNAMLKSPPFQPVMPEEVTGPARDEDAAEGGTAALDFLPDCSCDDENKVEQNVQVFSLLQDGAYDYNVSHLPLGRPAVMFASRYSLLHHSDFISGYSLQLAMPLWTSFTLMPEDDTAALLPDAPARGLCLRTDPRVSARHSANCGAYGRDRLLDYGFLFPPELASSTEAKYEASLITNTAPMFPAFTRVWRYLQGTLLRRYARENNGVNVLAGPVFDYNYDGLRDSLEEIQERSPPGTPPVPTHFFTVVTSCRRANQTLDDCDGDLSVFSFLIPHREDNSESCNSKDDEGDWVEDLLQLHTARVRDVEILSGLDLFRAGNQSYSDVLVLKTYMRTFETDD from the exons ATGTTCGCCCGCTATTTG TTGTTGATGGCGTTGGGCGACGTCGCCGCCGGCTACGTCTTCCAGGCCAGCCGACCGGTGGAGGGCGGAGACGCCCCTCCGCCGCACGCCAAAG TGGTGTCGCAGTGGGTGAGTTCGTCGGGCTCGTGCAAGGGTCGCTGCTTCGAGCTGGACGAGGCCGAACCCCCCGGATGCCGTTGCGACAACTTGTGCAAAACCTACTACAGTTGCTGTTCCGATTTCGATCAGCATTGCCTTAAAACGG CGGGCCGCTTCGAGTGCCTCCCGGAACGTTGCGGCGAAGAGAGGAAAGACGAGCACGCGTGTCACTGCACGGACGACTGCTTGGAGAAGGGCGACTGTTGCTCCAACTACAAGGCCGTCTGCCAAG GTGAGGCCTCGTGGCTCCAGGGCGACTGCGAGGAGATCGTCAGCCCAGAATGTCCCGCCGG TTTCGTACGTCCGCCGCTCATCATGCTCTCCGTGGACGGCTTCTGGGCGTCCTACTTGAAGAAAGGCGCGTCCATCATGCCCAACATCCAGAAACTCA GAACGTGCGGGACGACGGCTCCCTACATGCGCCCCGTCTACCCTAGCAAGACTTTCCCCAACTTGTACACGTTGGCCACG GGCCTGTACCCGGAATCCCACGGCATCGTGGGGAACATCATGCACGACCCGGTCTTCAACGCCACTTTCACGCTGCTGTCCCGAGAGAAGCTGAACCATCGATGGTGGGGCGGGCAGCCG ATCTGGATCACCGCCAAGGAGCAAGGCGTCAAAGCGGGAACCTTCTTCTGGCCCTG GGTCATCGAATTGGAGAGACGCATCCTCACCATCCTCCAATGGCTGAAGTTGCCCGACCAACAGAG GCCTTACGTGTACGCGGTCCACTCGGAGCAACCCGACACCTTCGGCCATCGTTGGGGTCCGCTGAGCAACGAG ATGGACAACACGCTACGGCAGATCGACGGCATCATCGGACAGCTGATGAACGGCCTGAAGCAGATGAACCTCCATCGCTGCGTCAACGTCATCGTGGTGGGCGACCACG GCATGGAGGAGGCCCACTGCGACCGCACCGAGTTCCTCAGCAACTACCCGCTCAACATCGACGACATCACCCTCATCCCCGGCTCGCTGGGAAGGATTCGACCCCGCGACCCCAAGTCGGCCTCGT ACGACCCCAAGCAGGTGGTGGCCAACCTGACG TGCAAGATGGCCAAGCAACATTTCACGCCCTACCTCAAGCAACATCTCCCCAAGAGGCTCCACTATGCCAACAACCGGCGTATCGAAGACGTGCACCTTCTCATGGAGAGGAAGTGGCACGTCACCAA AAAAATGCCGGAAAAGCTCCGCACGCGCTGCGGCTTCTTTGGGGACCACGGTTTCGACAACAAGATCAACAGCATGAGG ACCATCTTCATGGGACACGGTCCCAGCTTCCGCTTCCGCACTCAAGTACCGGAATTCGACAACATCGAGCTTTACAACGTGATGTGCG ATCTGCTGGGCTTGACGCCGGCGCCGAACAACGGGACGCACGGGAGCCTGAACGCCATGTTGAAGTCGCCGCCCTTCCAGCCCGTCATGCCCGAGGAAGTGACGGGACCGGCTCGGGATGAGGACGCGGCGGAAGGCGGGACCGCCGCGCTTGACTTTCTACCCGACTGCAGCTGCGATGACGAG AACAAAGTGGAGCAAAACGTGCAGGTGTTCAGCCtcctccaagatggcgcctacGACTACA ACGTGAGCCATCTCCCATTGGGCCGCCCCGCCGTGATGTTCGCCAGCCGCTATTCGCTACTGCATCACTCGGACTTCATCAGCGGGTACAGCCTTCAGCTGGCCATGCCGCTGTGGACGTCCTTCACGCTGATGCCCGAG GACGACACAGCGGCGTTGCTCCCGGACGCTCCGGCACGCGGCCTTTGCCTGCGTACGGACCCACGAGTGTCGGCCCGGCACAGCGCCAATTGCGGCGCCTACGGACGGGACCGCCTTCTGGATTACGGCTTCCTGTTCCCGCCCG AGTTAGCGTCGTCGACGGAGGCCAAATACGAAGCGTCGCTCATCACCAACACGGCGCCCATGTTCCCCGCCTTCACGA GAGTGTGGCGTTACCTGCAGGGGACGCTACTCAGGCGATACGCACGGGAAAACAACGGCGTCAACGTCCTGGCGGGTCCCGTCTTCGACTACAATTACGACGGCCTCCGAGATAGCCTGGAGGAAATTCAAGA GCGGTCTCCCCCCGGCACGCCGCCCGTGCCCACCCACTTTTTCACGGTGGTGACGTCTTGCCGGCGAGCCAACCAGACGCTGGACGATTGCGACGGCGACCTGAGCGTCTTCTCCTTCCTCATACCTCACCGAGAGGACAACAGCGAGTCCTGCAAT AGCAAAGACGACGAAGGGGATTGGGTGGAGGATTTGCTGCAGCTTCACACGGCCAGGGTCCGAGACGTGGAGATACTGAGCGGCCTGGACTTGTTCCGGGCCGGCAACCAGAGCTACAGCGACGTCCTGGTCCTCAAGACGTACATGCGCACCTTTGAGACAGACGACTGA
- the LOC144214624 gene encoding uncharacterized protein LOC144214624, whose translation MCSSGSFRVLVLQLLVLMFFGQHVKGASFGPYSSWLQSFPRSSKYASPMDVPVSVQSEVSTEVLGPKYFRGFSQQNPKAARPANRGGYGSSGKLVDNSPAGIGLGIYRLEPKQQPENQSPLNHQEGTIVSSRGIHIMPAAIPRRPQQKLQVLAQSEPKLQMLPKYEPHFKTGWTPPRYEPRPPMDFASYEKSQDLWTPTYESPVELPMYQPKPSQKYNPLPRGFPRFEPRPSQVLTSQWYEPKVKQSYENPTRVLAQSRSEKLSLASPKYEPKLPRVLEKPKQAIPGYDKVQQNAFPSKYDAKLPMVPNPQKLKTHLGPTLKVFGSGLYSRQ comes from the exons ATGTGTTCCAGTGGTAGTTTCAG GGTTCTGGTGCTCCAGCTGCTTGTGCTGatgttctttggacaacatGTGAAAGGAG CATCTTTTGGGCCTTACTCGTCTTGGCTTCAGAGTTTCCCTCGCAGCTCCAAGTATGCGTCGCCTATGGATGTCCCCGTTTCAGTGCAATCTGAAGTTTCCACTGAAGTACTTGGCCCAAAGTACTTTAGGGGCTTCTCACAGCAGAACCCCAAAGCTGCCAGACCGGCAAACAGAGGTGGTTACGGTTCCTCTGGCAAGTTGGTGGATAATAGTCCAGCTGGAATTGGGTTAGGGATTTACAGACTGGAGCCAAAGCAGCAACCCGAGAACCAAAGTCCGCTAAACCACCAAGAGGGAACGATCGTTTCAAGTCGGGGGATCCATATCATGCCTGCTGCCATCCCACGAAGGCCCCAACAGAAACTACAAGTCCTGGCACAGTCTGAACCGAAACTACAAATGCTACCCAAGTATGAACCACACTTCAAAACAGGTTGGACCCCACCAAGGTATGAACCTAGACCACCAATGGACTTTGCAAGCTATGAAAAATCTCAAGATCTGTGGACACCAACATATGAAAGTCCAGTAGAGCTTCCCATGTaccaacccaaaccatcacaaaagTATAATCCGCTTCCCAGAGGGTTCCCAAGGTTTGAACCCAGACCCTCGCAGGTTCTGACATCACAGTGGTATGAACCAAAAGTGAAGCAGAGTTATGAAAACCCAACCCGGGTCCTGGCACAGTCTAGGAGTGAAAAACTGTCACTAGCTTCACCAAAGTATGAACCAAAACTGCCACGAGTGCTTGAAAAACCAAAACAGGCCATACCCGGGTATGATAAAGTCCAACAGAATGCATTCCCGTCGAAGTACGATGCCAAATTACCCATGGTTCCAAATCCTCAGAAATTAAAGACCCACCTGGGACCCACCTTAAAGGTATTTGGTTCTGGTCTTTACTCACGCCAGTAG
- the LOC144214630 gene encoding venom phosphodiesterase CdcPDE: MAPQKKKRIILVGVLALCLLTLILALGLGLGLQLQSCRNQVAPQISCKNRCYQPYDGGDIPGCRCDVACTESGTCCHDYRDLCQAPGELWECTHLRCGETRLESSRCHCSDDCMANFDCCSNYRHVCQGQTEWVEDECDDLSRPLCPPGFRRQPLLLVSLDGLRADYLSLWRTLIPVLDKLKTCGTSTPYMQAAFPSKTFPNHYTLVTGLYPESNGLIDNVMYDPVMDAVFTLSGPEKDNPDWYLGQPIWNTARYQGLKSGTFFWPGSDVKINGSYPDIHQPYNGKVPFEERVLTVLKWLQLPEQQRPDFYTLYLEEPDKSGHSFGPVSGGVAQAIKGVDKVIGQLMNGLKQIGLHRCVNIIVVADHGMEEISCDRKENLEALVGDVGDYVVTEGPMGRIRAKNTNTHLDAVGLVANMTCKSPSQKVRPFLKWHLPKRLHYANSRRIEDVNVLVEPKWLFERRPGSLGFCSGGQHGYDNDVASMHAMFLAYGPKFVARAEFEPFANIELYNLMCDVLEISPSANNGTHGSLNHMLRQPFYSPLPPEDGSTPERCHLTSLLPEDQLACSCNSMNADAVTAANRRLNMTTDQETESRRNHLPFGRPRLLQPNENYCLLHHEAFISAYSHRLKMALWSSFTIHNDSKPVLQPPANCLRADVRIPPSNSRPCDQYSLFQRAFLYPPGSSPEQEKQNDALLSSHVVPMYPEFHRIWAYFHGTLLKKYATVYNDINVLVGPAFDHDHDGQYDQSQLIEIASDGDLPIPTHYFIVLTSCQNASRDIRQCDGQMRMVSFLLPHRPDNSESCKSTEDESSWVEDHIWFHQTRVKDVELMTGLDLYQDSQRPISELLQLKTRPTATNQKP; the protein is encoded by the exons ATGGCGCCGCAGAAGAAGAAACGGATCATCCTT GTGGGGGTGCTGGCCCTTTGCCTGTTGACGCTGATCCTGGCTTTAGGACTAGGACTAGGCCTACAACTGCAGTCGTGTCGAAACCAAG TGGCGCCACAGATATCTTGCAAAAACCGTTGCTACCAGCCATACGACGGCGGCGACATCCCTGGTTGCAGGTGCGACGTGGCCTGTACGGAAAGTGGAACCTGTTGCCATGACTACCGCGACCTCTGCCAAGCCCCGG GAGAACTCTGGGAATGCACCCATCTACGATGTGGCGAAACCAGGCTGGAGAGCAGCAGGTGTCATTGCTCCGACGACTGTATGGCAAATTTCGACTGTTGCAGCAACTACCGGCACGTCTGCCAAG GACAAACGGAGTGGGTGGAGGATGAGTGCGATGACCTGTCACGCCCTTTGTGTCCACCGGG CTTCCGGCGCCAACCGCTACTTCTGGTGTCGCTGGACGGTCTGAGGGCCGACTACCTGAGTCTATGGAGGACTCTTATTCCAGTTCTTGATAAACTCA AAACATGTGGAACATCTACTCCGTACATGCAGGCGGCGTTTCCCAGCAAGACTTTCCCCAACCACTACACCCTGGTTACG GGTCTGTACCCCGAGTCCAACGGTCTGATCGACAACGTGATGTATGACCCAGTCATGGACGCCGTCTTTACCCTGTCGGGTCCCGAGAAGGACAACCCGGACTGGTACCTGGGACAACCG ATTTGGAACACGGCAAGGTATCAGGGACTCAAATCCGGAACCTTCTTCTGGCCAGGGTCGGACGTAAAGATAAACGGCAGCTACCCGGACATCCACCAGCCCTACAATGG AAAAGTCCCGTTTGAGGAACGTGTTTTGACGGTTCTCAAGTGGCTTCAATTGCCGGAGCAGCAGAG ACCCGATTTCTACACTCTGTACCTGGAAGAACCCGACAAATCGGGACACAGCTTCGGTCCTGTCAGCGGAGGG GTCGCACAGGCTATAAAAGGTGTGGACAAGGTGATAGGTCAGCTGATGAACGGACTCAAGCAAATCGGACTTCACCGATGCGTCAATATTATCGTGGTCGCCGATCATG GCATGGAGGAGATAAGCTGTGACAGGAAGGAGAATTTAGAGGCGCTGGTGGGTGACGTCGGCGACTACGTGGTCACCGAGGGACCCATGGGCCGCATCCGGGCAAAGAACACCAACACCCATT TGGACGCTGTGGGCCTGGTGGCCAACATGACG tGTAAAAGCCCAAGTCAGAAAGTGCGCCCGTTCCTCAAGTGGCATCTTCCCAAACGTCTTCACTACGCCAACAGCCGCCGGATCGAGGACGTTAATGTACTggtggagccaaaatggctgtttGAGAG GCGTCCGGGCTCTCTCGGTTTCTGTTCGGGTGGCCAGCACGGCTACGACAACGACGTGGCTAGCATGCAC GCCATGTTCCTGGCGTATGGACCAAAGTTTGTGGCCCGGGCAGAGTTCGAACCCTTCGCCAACATCGAGCTCTACAACCTCATGTGCG ACGTTTTGGAGATTTCACCATCCGCCAACAACGGGACGCACGGTAGTCTGAACCACATGCTACGACAGCCCTTCTACTCGCCGTTGCCTCCGGAGGATGGGAGCACGCCTGAGCGATGCCACCTCACCAGCCTACTGCCGGAAGACCAACTAGCCTGTTCCTGCAATAGCATG AACGCAGATGCCGTGACGGCCGCCAACCGTCGACTCAACATGACGACGGATCAAG AGACAGAGTCCCGTCGTAATCACTTGCCGTTTGGCCGTCCTCGCTTACTGCAACCCAACGAGAATTACTGCCTCCTTCATCACGAGGCCTTCATCAGCGCTTACAGTCATCGCCTGAAGATGGCGCTGTGGAGCTCCTTCACTATCCAC AATGACTCAAAGCCAGTGCTGCAACCGCCAGCCAACTGCTTACGGGCCGATGTGCGAATCCCACCTAGCAATAGCCGGCCATGCGACCAATACAGTCTCTTTCAGCGCGCCTTCCTGTACCCGCCTG GTTCAAGCCCGGAGCAGGAGAAGCAGAATGATGCCTTGCTAAGCAGCCATGTTGTGCCTATGTATCCCGAATTTCATA GAATCTGGGCATACTTCCACGGTACACTCCTCAAAAAGTATGCAACTGTGTACAATGATATCAACGTGCTGGTAGGCCCCGCCTTTGACCATGACCACGATGGACAATATGACCAATCACAGCTTATAGA AATAGCATCTGATGGCGACCTGCCAATCCCCACCCATTACTTCATCGTCCTGACCAGTTGCCAAAACGCCAGCCGGGACATCCGGCAATGCGACGGCCAGATGAGAATGGTCTCTTTCCTGTTGCCTCACCGCCCAGACAACTCGGAGAGCTGCAAG AGCACTGAAGACGAATCCTCTTGGGTGGAAGACCACATTTGGTTCCACCAAACTCGTGTAAAAGACGTGGAGTTGATGACAGGTCTGGACTTGTACCAGGACAGCCAACGACCAATCTCGGAGCTTCTGCAGCTTAAGACCCGACCCACTGCTACCAATCAAAAACCATGA
- the LOC144215211 gene encoding F-actin-uncapping protein LRRC16A-like codes for MDSLEFPKELLESVQEAVGRSLKLTLRCQVQQEVKGEKLDSKILVSSSHRAFLLSSRAPFKVEQSFSYLDIHSLRSKKSTQVALQFQRGPCSLWFSTPTDTDRFLTQIASFLAKIRPDANLLKIFDMLPPQRLDALRSVWEKQRHLDPGPCGGFSDQYQAVCDDLNLAYREEVQWDVDTIYLSQGTTELNLHDFIHLDSRDLVAIVATLEYNKWFTKLVAKDCKLSPDVCEQILLVMSRSSCLEELVLDNAGLRSDFAHKLSLALCHNPASSLHNLNLSNNSLEDKGVCILSAQLGKLPMGLKQLNLSRTSLSPKGVNILCLALCANPTMATTLTHLHLSGNSLKGDDLQNLHNFLSNDNCLEVLDLSGTDCSVEQITASLLKGCLKHLRVLNLSKTLFSHRKSREVPVSFKQFFSLSQAVNSVNMSGCRLPAEALKALLLGLGCNPNLNDVSLDLSGCELRSAGSQILEGCIAEIPNISSLDVSDNGLDGDLSTLLVWLSKNRSIRHLSLGKNFQNIKSKNVASILDDLVRMIQEEESPLTSLSLADSKLKGDLAIVLNALGGNTSLTKLDISGNAMGDMAAKMLAKALQINTKLRTLIWDRNNVSPRGLQEVASALEKNFTIRFMPVPIVDAAQALKTNPEKTEDALLKMERYLLRNHETRKYLQEQAYRLQQGIVTSTTQQMMDTMCVKVQDHLNSLMFSQNHQVQEDVKMAEDLMTDAKNSKTLLPSLYHIGGGGLRDAIQDKLESVAAEVAAVMDEQLEMTLASMLEAASSLCPHAMKSSHLRSQLLAAGAARMSIPRSFITKTLLEQTAVDILNKISEVKLGAASVISDRVTDQILDSLSTWRHTLADHVSGRGQPVLRPESLEEAQVLDERILQPEGPKGDAQTDESALIAKSKRKSILVRMLRPVSVAFETEFDLDKALREVPMHVEDQSLDPLPDPLPPFPTLDLLPALKHPTKVRPKARRRSKPSRIAHEASQESANPSTMAKLDEGMEDFFSKKVLKVSLKRAAEQTAPSNMPESLDKKRESRRSGFFNLIKGRTSRSDKSHGAVSVGSPRSASPALSPVSPTPSPLTPSFGDIPEDPPPASPSPPRPESLRDIGPEAKSPMSPDDKDGPLVLRHVGVPVMGADILAEMKARQEKMAAHKSECRKENGDTSNSLAGTAEERCSPKVVPRSKAAVPSPPVELPESESPPVTVPSPLSQPSTPESSSSEAVQVPIPAPRHKREQSGDQLNQRDGHQVPNSTGGVDTSWPRRCVSFKTSSSHPSAHKRRRTKSLPARGPTPSTV; via the exons ATGGACTCTTTGGAATTCCCAAAGGAATTGTTGG AGAGCGTGCAGGAGGCGGTGGGGCGGAGCCTCAAGTTGACCCTGAGGTGTCAGGTGCAGCAGGAGGTCAAAGGTGAAAAGTTGGACAGCAAAATTTTG gtgtCGTCATCACACCGAGCTTTCCTGTTGTCATCACGCGCCCCCTTCAAG GTGGAGCAGTCCTTCAGCTACCTGGACATCCACAGTCTCCGTAGCAAGAAGTCCACTCAG GTGGCGTTGCAGTTCCAGCGAGGACCATGTTCGCTGTGGTTTTCCACTCCGACGGACACCGACCGCTTCCTCACGCAAATCGCTTcgtttttggctaaaatccgcCCAGATGC GAATCTGCTGAAGATCTTTGACATGTTGCCTCCGCAACGTTTGGACGCCCTCCGATCGGTCTGGGAGAAGCAGCGCCATCTGGACCCAGGGCCTTGCG GCGGATTCTCGGATCAGTACCAGGCCGTCTGCGATGACCTCAACTTGGCCTACAGAGAAGAAGTCCAGTGG GACGTGGACACCATCTACCTGAGCCAAGGCACCACAGAACTTAACCTCCACGACTTCATCCACCTAGACAGCAG GGATCTGGTTGCTATCGTTGCTACTCTAGAGTACAACAAATGGTTCACCAAGTTAGTCGCTAAAGACTGCAAACTG TCCCCAGATGTCTGCGAGCAGATCCTCCTGGTGATGTCCCGGTCCAGTTGTCTGGAGGAGCTTGTCCTAGACAATGCTGGTCTCAGAAG CGATTTTGCTCACAAGCTGTCCCTGGCACTATGTCATAACCCCGCCTCCTCGCTGCACAACCTCAATTTGAGCAACAACTCTCTGGAGGACAAAG GTGTGTGTATTCTAAGCGCCCAGTTGGGAAAACTCCCCATGGGACTGAAGCAGCTAAACCTCAGCAGGACTTCTTTGTCCCCTAAAG GCGTCAACATTCTGTGTCTGGCACTCTGCGCCAATCCCACAATGGCCACCACCCTCACGCACCTTCACTTGTCAGGAAACTCACTAAAAGGAGATGACCTGCAG AACCTCCATAATTTCCTGAGTAATGACAACTGCTTAGAAGTTCTGGATTTATCCGGTACCGACTGCTCGGTGGAACAG ATAACAGCGTCTCTGCTAAAAGGATGTTTAAAGCATCTCCGCGTCCTCAACTTGTCCAAGACGCTCTTCTCTCACAG AAAGTCCAGGGAGGTTCCTGTGTCCTTTAAGCAGTTCTTCAGCCTATCGCAGGCAGTGAACTCGGTCAACATGTCGGGATGCCGACTACCTGCAGAGGCCCTCAA GGCCCTGCTGCTAGGTCTGGGCTGCAACCCCAACCTGAACGACGTGTCTCTGGACTTAAGCGGCTGTGAG CTACGCTCGGCGGGGTCTCAGATCCTGGAGGGCTGCATCGCAGAGATCCCCAACATCTCCAGTCTGGACGTCTCAGACAACG GTCTAGATGGAGACTTGAGTACCTTGCTGGTCTGGCTGTCTAAGAACCGCTCTATACGTCACCTCTCGTTGGGCAAGAATTTCCAGAACATCAAGTCCAA GAACGTGGCCTCCATCTTGGATGACCTGGTCCGTATGATCCAGGAGGAGGAATCG CCGTTGACGTCGCTATCGCTAGCCGACTCCAAGCTGAAGGGCGACCTGGCCATCGTCCTCAACGCCCTGGGGGGCAACACCTCGCTCACCAAGCTTGACATCAGCGGGAACGCCATGGGCGACATGGCTGCCAAAATGCTGGCCAAGGCCTTGCAGATCAACACCAAACTAAG GACCCTGATCTGGGACAGGAACAACGTCAGCCCTCGGGGTCTTCAGGAAGTGGCGTCGGCCCTGGAAAA GAACTTCACCATCCGTTTCATGCCCGTACCCATCGTGGACGCCGCCCAGGCACTCAAGACCAACCCGGAGAAGACGGAGGACGCCCTGCTTAAG ATGGAACGCTACTTGCTAAGGAACCACGAGACCAGGAAGTACCTCCAGGAGCAGGCCTACAGGTTGCAGCAGGGCATCGTCACCAGTACCACGCAGCAG ATGATGGACACCATGTGCGTGAAGGTTCAAGATCATCTCAACTCCCTCATGTTCTCTCAAAACCACCAGGTCCAGGAGGACGTCAAGATGGCGGAAGACCTAATGACCGACGCCAAGAACTCCAAGACC CTACTTCCCAGCCTCTACCACATAGGGGGCGGCGGTCTACGTGACGCCATTCAGGACAAGCTGGAGTCCGTAGCGGCGGAGGTGGCGGCCGTGATGGATGAGCAGCTGGAG ATGACGTTAGCATCCATGTTGGAAGCGGCCTCCAGTTTGTGCCCGCACGCCATGAAGTCGAGCCATCTCCGGTCCCAATTGCTGGCGGCGGGGGCCGCGAGGATGAGCATCCCTCGCAGCTTTATCACCAAGACGCTCCTGGAACAGACGGCTGTGGACATTCTCAACAAGATCAG TGAGGTGAAACTGGGCGCGGCGTCTGTGATTTCCGACCGGGTCACCGATCAGATCCTGGACTCGTTGTCAACGTGGCGCCACACGCTG GCTGACCACGTGAGTGGGCGGGGCCAACCGGTGCTACGTCCGGAGTCTCTGGAGGAGGCGCAGGTTCTGGACGAGAGAATCCTTCAACCTGAGGGTCCTAAAGGGGACGCTCAAACGGATGAGAGCGCG TTGATAGCCAAGTCCAAAAGAAAGAGCATTCTGGTGCGAATGCTGCGACCAGTCTCGGTAGCGTTTG AAACGGAGTTTGACCTGGACAAGGCCCTTCGAGAGGTACCAATGCACGTGGAGGACCAGTCGCTGGACCCCCTGCCGGACCCCCTGCCGCCTTTCCCGACCCTGGACTTGCTGCCCGCCCTGAAACATCCGACTAAAGTGCGGCCTAAAGCCAGGAGGCGGAGCAAACCCAGCAGAATTGCT CATGAAGCATCGCAAGAGTCCGCAAATCCGAGTACGATGGCCAAACTGGACGAGGGCATGGAGGACTTCTTCTCCAAGAAAGTCCTGAAAGTCAGCTTAAA AAGAGCCGCCGAACAAACCGCGCCGTCAAACATGCCAGAGTCTCTCGACAAAAAACGTGAATCCAGGAGGAGTGGCTTCTTCAACCTCATCAAAGGACGAACGTCGCGTTCGGACAAAAGCCACGGCGCCGTATCTGTCGGGTCGCCTAGGTCGGCGTCCCCCGCCCTATCACCCGTATCGCCCACCCCCTCGCCGTTAACACCCTCCTTTGGAGACATCCCCGAAGATCCGCCGCCCGCATCCCCTTCCCCGCCAAGGCCAGAGTCCTTGCGGGACATTGGTCCCGAGGCCAAGTCGCCGATGTCTCCCGATGACAAGGACGGCCCTCTCGTATTGCGGCACGTCGGCGTCCCCGTCATGGGCGCCGACATTCTGGCAGAGATGAAGGCGCGGCAGGAGAAAATGGCCGCTCACAAG TCAGAATGCCGAAAAGAAAATGGCGACACAAGCAATTCCTTGGCGGGTACAGCCGAAGAGCGATGTTCTCCAAAGGTTGTGCCCAGGTCAAAGGCAGCCGTGCCGTCGCCCCCTGTTGAACTCCCTGAATCTGAGAGCCCCCCCGTGACAGTCCCGAGTCCCCTCAGTCAGCCAAGCACACCAG AGTCCTCCTCGTCGGAAGCTGTCCAGGTTCCAATTCCTGCTCCTCGCCACAAGAGGGAGCAGTCCGGAGACCAACTAAATCAAAGGGACGGACACCAAGTACCAAATTCGACTG GTGGTGTGGACACCTCATGGCCACGGCGGTGCGTGTCCTTCAAGACGTCGTCATCGCACCCGAGTGCGCACAAGCGGCGACGAACCAAGTCCTTGCCAGCACGCGGGCCGACGCCCTCTACGGTGTAG